A single region of the Dehalococcoides mccartyi genome encodes:
- a CDS encoding helix-turn-helix domain-containing protein, which yields MPNGTDLQLYIQRGKEERYLEYKRSMIWTGNDTTKVKIAKAMMAMANLSNGGVIVVGMQEPTRGVWVPEVMTPQQIVSFTQDDVAQWVNDYATPAVQFSIEAFPLNGNQFVIIQVQEFDAAPVICRKQKITGGENLEAGVIYYRSNRKIESAPISTDEDLRELISLAVDKGTSKQVSRLRSLGLIPTETTNQRDTQQYETERGGL from the coding sequence ATGCCTAACGGAACAGACCTGCAATTGTATATCCAGCGTGGCAAAGAGGAACGATACCTTGAATATAAGCGCTCCATGATATGGACTGGTAATGACACTACCAAAGTAAAGATTGCGAAGGCCATGATGGCAATGGCTAACCTGAGCAATGGCGGAGTGATAGTAGTTGGAATGCAGGAGCCCACAAGGGGAGTATGGGTGCCAGAAGTAATGACCCCTCAGCAGATAGTATCTTTCACTCAGGATGATGTAGCTCAATGGGTCAATGATTACGCCACCCCCGCCGTCCAGTTCAGCATCGAAGCATTCCCGCTTAATGGTAATCAGTTTGTAATCATTCAGGTGCAGGAATTTGATGCCGCCCCCGTTATTTGCAGAAAGCAGAAGATTACAGGGGGAGAGAATTTGGAGGCTGGGGTTATTTACTATAGGAGCAATAGAAAAATTGAGTCAGCACCCATCTCAACCGATGAAGATTTAAGAGAACTAATTAGTTTGGCAGTAGACAAAGGAACCTCCAAGCAAGTTAGTCGGCTTCGCAGTTTGGGATTAATACCTACAGAAACCACGAATCAGCGCGATACACAACAGTATGAAACTGAGAGAGGCGGCTTATGA
- a CDS encoding AAA family ATPase, whose amino-acid sequence MIKAEVCNCNNILSSTIQIRKNHLNIRYAMNGTGKSTIASAIELRSRQEDLSPLKCFGGTFEPTCTLSEPINKVLLFNEDFVRSFVFQESEVIRNAFEVFIKTPEYEGRQKAVDERLKKIHLDIANNEELQQLVSTGKMVLSKFSTTKDGELQNRGTLKSITDSGSIFTLPKELQRFQPLMQKDYTPDWVGWKNDGAKYDANGICPFCSSDLEGDYQAKKKTFTSSYTKSNVKNIIDMVSNFDAVRDLMDPAKKDTLYDCIRQTKNEREIRLWLKNFYNELKFLVEEISDVQKFGSFQIKREDIPHLDAQLKELRVDISHLQIFNNKKVQGLIAFINTRIDSVITETETLKKEIGELKGLIGTAKEQAIKDINDFLSTADINYKFDLQDEAENSSKTTLSYVTRDRLSFEVEDINLHLSWGEKNAFALVLFMHYALSQDPQLIILDDPISSFDSNKKYAIISRLFSSKNKKRSFYRKTVLMLTHDLEPVIDYVINEKPTGAYVSAYFLQNKGGMISELEISDSDIRSLPKMLVDNARNDKLNKVHRVTSLRKFFEHMPDQPGQEQAYNLLSSLLHCKPKPTRKDDSEMEKGDIAAGESLVKQYIPDFDYAFYSTSLFSKEALLKIITDDPNSYFRLQAFRVLLLALNLKPKIDDDTLMKYIDEQFHVENDYIFALDLLKYDTVPDFVVPRTLEFLKKEHLIS is encoded by the coding sequence GTGATAAAAGCTGAAGTCTGCAACTGCAATAACATCCTTTCCTCCACTATTCAAATACGGAAAAATCACTTAAATATCCGTTATGCCATGAACGGAACCGGTAAATCAACTATTGCCTCTGCCATTGAGCTTCGGTCGAGACAAGAAGACCTCTCTCCTTTGAAGTGTTTTGGGGGCACCTTCGAACCAACATGCACGCTTTCCGAGCCTATCAACAAAGTATTACTCTTTAACGAAGATTTCGTAAGGAGCTTCGTCTTCCAAGAAAGTGAGGTAATCCGGAACGCCTTCGAAGTCTTTATTAAAACACCCGAGTATGAGGGACGACAAAAAGCTGTAGACGAAAGGCTCAAGAAGATTCACCTTGACATCGCTAATAACGAAGAACTACAGCAACTTGTTTCCACCGGGAAGATGGTTCTCTCAAAATTCTCGACAACCAAAGATGGAGAATTGCAGAATCGAGGAACCTTGAAGAGCATCACGGATTCTGGCAGTATTTTCACTCTCCCGAAAGAGCTCCAGAGATTCCAACCTCTGATGCAGAAGGATTATACTCCAGATTGGGTCGGGTGGAAGAACGATGGTGCCAAATACGACGCCAATGGTATATGCCCATTTTGTAGTTCTGATTTAGAGGGTGACTACCAAGCCAAGAAGAAAACCTTTACCTCTTCCTACACCAAGTCCAACGTTAAGAACATCATCGACATGGTTTCTAATTTCGACGCTGTCAGAGACTTGATGGACCCAGCGAAGAAAGATACTCTGTACGACTGCATAAGGCAAACAAAAAACGAACGCGAAATTCGGCTATGGCTCAAGAACTTCTACAATGAGCTGAAGTTTCTCGTTGAAGAAATCTCCGACGTACAAAAGTTTGGCTCTTTCCAAATCAAACGCGAGGACATTCCTCACCTTGATGCACAACTAAAGGAATTGAGGGTAGACATTTCACATCTCCAAATCTTCAACAACAAGAAAGTCCAAGGCCTCATAGCCTTCATTAATACGAGAATAGACTCGGTAATTACCGAAACCGAAACGCTCAAGAAAGAAATCGGCGAGCTCAAAGGCCTTATAGGAACCGCCAAAGAGCAAGCGATTAAGGACATTAACGACTTTCTGTCCACAGCAGATATCAACTACAAATTCGATTTACAGGATGAAGCTGAGAACTCGTCCAAGACCACGTTGAGCTACGTCACCAGAGATCGCCTCTCATTCGAAGTTGAGGACATCAATCTACATCTCAGCTGGGGAGAAAAGAACGCCTTTGCCTTAGTCCTGTTCATGCATTACGCCCTGAGCCAGGACCCTCAGCTGATAATACTTGACGACCCAATCTCTTCTTTCGATAGCAATAAAAAATATGCTATCATAAGCAGATTATTCTCTTCCAAGAACAAGAAGAGAAGCTTCTATCGCAAGACCGTTCTAATGCTTACACATGATTTGGAGCCTGTTATTGACTATGTAATAAATGAAAAGCCCACTGGTGCATACGTGTCAGCCTATTTTTTGCAAAATAAAGGTGGCATGATATCCGAATTGGAGATATCCGATTCAGACATCAGATCCTTACCAAAAATGCTAGTTGACAATGCTAGGAATGATAAGTTGAACAAGGTTCACAGGGTTACCAGCCTCAGAAAATTCTTTGAACACATGCCGGACCAGCCAGGGCAAGAACAAGCTTATAATTTGCTGTCCTCACTCCTCCACTGTAAACCAAAACCGACTAGGAAAGACGACTCTGAAATGGAAAAGGGAGATATTGCTGCAGGCGAAAGTCTGGTAAAACAATATATTCCCGATTTCGACTACGCCTTTTACTCAACCAGCCTTTTCTCGAAAGAGGCTCTGTTGAAAATTATTACGGACGACCCTAACTCCTATTTTCGTCTACAGGCATTCCGGGTGCTACTTTTAGCCCTTAACCTGAAACCAAAAATTGACGACGACACCTTGATGAAATATATTGACGAGCAATTCCACGTTGAAAATGATTACATTTTCGCTCTCGATTTATTGAAATATGATACGGTGCCAGATTTTGTTGTTCCGAGAACACTTGAATTTCTAAAGAAGGAACATTTAATTTCTTAA
- a CDS encoding phytoene desaturase family protein: MSAKKVIIIGAGLAGLSAGCYSRMNGYDTCIYEHHSEPGGVAATWRRGEYLIDGGIHFMMGYKNGTDLFNIYRQLGVADPANFVPAKSYGSFIDIEQGRQLDIPLNISELALDMKMLSPADTPLIDDLATAVGAFSCKDLTTYGQINPPELTSGLDRLTTIWKMRGLFKYMSGKYTRSMEEYTSGMQNRWLADCLNNLFTPQSPVWFVIMLLAIAGDGQISYLSKGCKDFVLQIEKRYKDLNGEIIYSTTVEQILVNNDCAIGVRLTDGTEDFADYIISAGDIHNTVFHLLDGKYIGKKLQNKFDTYELSPPYFAASFGVKHTFENENVFNTIVLKQPLRIGKREIHQIFVRIFNYSNHFAPEGKSVIQAEFETDWDYWDNLWQTDKEKYTAEKERLASEILTHLEMLYFGLSQLVEVTDIATPCTLNRYTLNYKGAPEGWRINLQNFKEETRRTLEGLSNLYLAGHWVSGGVPGVILSGRQAVQLICAKEKKPFFTRTT, translated from the coding sequence ATGTCTGCAAAGAAAGTTATCATTATCGGTGCGGGTCTGGCCGGACTTTCTGCCGGTTGTTATTCCCGTATGAATGGTTATGATACCTGTATTTATGAACATCATTCTGAGCCGGGTGGGGTTGCGGCTACCTGGCGGCGGGGTGAATACCTGATTGACGGCGGTATTCACTTTATGATGGGGTATAAGAACGGCACTGATTTATTTAATATTTACCGCCAGCTTGGGGTGGCAGACCCTGCCAATTTTGTTCCGGCAAAATCATACGGCAGTTTTATCGATATTGAACAGGGCCGGCAATTGGATATACCTCTCAATATTTCAGAACTGGCTTTAGATATGAAAATGCTTTCTCCTGCCGACACCCCGTTGATAGATGATTTGGCAACTGCAGTAGGTGCTTTCTCCTGCAAAGATTTAACCACTTACGGGCAAATAAATCCGCCTGAACTCACTTCCGGATTAGACAGGCTTACCACTATCTGGAAAATGCGTGGTCTATTTAAATATATGTCTGGCAAATACACACGAAGTATGGAAGAATATACTTCGGGAATGCAAAACCGCTGGCTGGCTGATTGTCTGAATAATCTGTTTACTCCCCAGTCCCCTGTCTGGTTTGTAATCATGTTGTTAGCTATTGCCGGTGATGGGCAAATAAGCTATCTCTCAAAAGGCTGTAAAGATTTTGTACTCCAGATAGAAAAACGTTATAAAGATCTGAATGGAGAAATAATCTACTCCACGACAGTAGAGCAAATATTGGTTAACAATGACTGCGCAATCGGGGTCAGACTGACTGACGGGACTGAAGATTTTGCCGATTATATAATTTCGGCCGGGGATATTCATAATACTGTTTTTCACCTGCTTGACGGCAAATATATCGGTAAAAAGCTTCAGAATAAATTTGATACCTATGAACTCAGCCCCCCGTATTTTGCGGCCAGTTTCGGTGTAAAACATACTTTTGAAAATGAAAATGTTTTCAATACCATTGTTCTAAAACAGCCGCTGCGTATTGGGAAACGGGAAATCCATCAAATATTTGTCCGTATATTTAACTACAGCAATCATTTTGCTCCTGAAGGCAAGAGTGTCATTCAGGCCGAGTTTGAAACGGATTGGGATTACTGGGATAACCTTTGGCAGACAGACAAGGAAAAATACACTGCTGAAAAAGAACGGCTGGCATCAGAAATATTGACCCATCTGGAGATGCTCTATTTTGGCTTATCCCAACTGGTAGAGGTTACGGATATAGCTACTCCCTGCACTCTGAATCGTTATACGTTAAATTATAAAGGTGCACCTGAGGGTTGGAGGATTAACCTTCAAAATTTCAAGGAAGAAACACGACGGACTTTAGAGGGGCTTTCAAACCTCTATCTGGCGGGGCATTGGGTATCAGGGGGTGTTCCGGGGGTAATTCTTTCCGGGCGTCAGGCTGTGCAGCTTATATGTGCCAAAGAAAAAAAGCCTTTTTTTACACGGACTACTTAA
- a CDS encoding PAP2 family protein, whose protein sequence is MKTKLANYISDIFNPLTLSILFVFLLAKDSTENLWEAIRWSFIFIVLCMLPIFLVILNMVKKGKLQSVFSNPREQRHILYVLGSVMVGAALIVLIFIGAPDKLIAALFAGFVSSVLFMIVNFFWKISVHTAFASAFSSIALMLYGYSALGFMLLVPMMAWARVYLKEHTMGQVTAGALLAGTVIVTVFNIFNMVNI, encoded by the coding sequence TTGAAAACCAAACTGGCAAACTACATCTCCGATATTTTCAATCCGCTCACACTAAGTATACTGTTCGTTTTCCTGCTGGCTAAAGACTCCACCGAAAACTTGTGGGAAGCCATCAGGTGGTCATTTATATTTATAGTTTTGTGCATGCTGCCGATATTTCTGGTTATTTTGAATATGGTCAAAAAAGGCAAATTGCAGTCGGTTTTTTCAAACCCACGTGAGCAGCGCCATATTTTATATGTTTTAGGCTCGGTAATGGTGGGCGCCGCCCTGATTGTACTGATATTTATTGGCGCACCGGATAAACTTATTGCCGCTTTGTTTGCCGGTTTTGTTTCCAGTGTGCTTTTTATGATAGTAAATTTCTTTTGGAAAATAAGCGTTCACACCGCATTTGCCAGCGCTTTCTCCAGCATAGCCTTGATGCTTTACGGCTATAGCGCTTTAGGTTTCATGCTACTGGTACCAATGATGGCTTGGGCCAGAGTTTATCTGAAAGAACATACCATGGGGCAGGTAACAGCCGGTGCATTGCTGGCTGGTACAGTGATAGTCACCGTTTTTAATATTTTTAATATGGTGAATATTTAA
- a CDS encoding ABC transporter ATP-binding protein, giving the protein MTETAISLRDISFNYKHIKALDGLSLEIPCGISFGIMGPNGAGKTTLIRIMVGLLRQKSGYLAILGKEFSRQLEYQLGYMPQIHSLYTELTVSQNIDFFACIYGLRDKTLRKARIEEVIRLVDLWDRRNDAVMNLSGGMKQRVSLACAIVHNPPVIFLDEPTVGLDPELRCRFWEYFKNLNQKGVTIIISSHTLDDAAHCDRLAFLREGKVIAEGTPPELKAATGKADASLEDAFLYSIRTGGALSHE; this is encoded by the coding sequence ATGACTGAAACTGCTATCAGCTTGCGGGATATTTCTTTCAATTATAAACACATCAAAGCTTTGGATGGTTTGAGTTTGGAGATTCCCTGCGGTATAAGCTTCGGGATAATGGGGCCTAACGGGGCAGGCAAAACCACTCTTATTCGGATAATGGTGGGGCTTCTCCGCCAAAAAAGCGGATATCTTGCCATACTGGGCAAAGAGTTCAGCCGCCAGCTGGAATATCAGCTGGGGTACATGCCCCAGATACATTCCCTGTATACCGAACTGACAGTCAGCCAGAATATAGACTTTTTTGCCTGTATCTACGGGCTACGGGATAAAACACTGCGTAAAGCCCGTATAGAAGAAGTAATCAGGCTGGTAGACCTCTGGGATAGACGGAACGATGCTGTGATGAACCTTTCCGGTGGCATGAAACAGAGGGTAAGTCTGGCTTGTGCCATTGTCCATAATCCTCCGGTAATATTTCTGGATGAACCTACCGTGGGGCTTGACCCTGAACTGCGCTGCCGTTTTTGGGAGTATTTTAAAAATTTAAACCAAAAAGGTGTGACTATTATAATTTCCAGCCATACTCTTGATGATGCCGCCCACTGTGACCGTCTGGCGTTTCTGCGTGAAGGCAAAGTAATTGCCGAAGGTACTCCGCCAGAATTAAAGGCGGCTACGGGTAAAGCTGATGCCAGTCTGGAAGATGCCTTTTTGTATTCCATCCGCACAGGAGGTGCTCTCAGCCATGAATAA
- a CDS encoding ABC transporter permease, giving the protein MNNILAIAQRLIRQLLHDRRTMALIIVVPVVVMGLIGISFPDATVLDYIAPAMLATLALFFSFLLTGISFLRETSQGTMERLMAAPVSRLDIVAGYLLGFFVFALLQTLIIVLFTIYVLGVNFQGELWQILLFQVFIITGAVTLGIFTSSFAKNEFQMVQFIPLIIVPQVFLCGVIWPVSQMPEWLQYLSNILPLTYGVDGMREIMLQGKNLTELGFQCGVLILFAVITTVLATLTVPKRR; this is encoded by the coding sequence ATGAATAATATACTGGCTATTGCCCAGAGGCTTATCCGCCAGTTGCTCCATGACCGGCGGACTATGGCGCTGATAATAGTAGTTCCGGTGGTGGTTATGGGGCTTATAGGTATCAGCTTCCCTGATGCAACAGTGCTTGATTATATTGCCCCGGCCATGCTGGCCACTTTAGCCCTGTTTTTCAGCTTCCTGCTGACCGGCATTTCATTCCTTAGGGAGACATCTCAGGGTACTATGGAAAGGCTTATGGCTGCACCTGTTTCCCGTCTGGACATAGTTGCCGGTTATCTTTTGGGTTTTTTCGTGTTTGCCTTGCTCCAGACACTTATCATTGTTCTTTTCACCATCTACGTGCTGGGAGTCAACTTTCAGGGTGAACTCTGGCAGATTCTGCTCTTTCAGGTGTTTATTATTACCGGGGCGGTTACCCTGGGCATTTTCACCAGCAGTTTTGCCAAAAATGAATTTCAAATGGTTCAGTTTATCCCTCTTATTATTGTTCCCCAGGTGTTTTTGTGCGGTGTCATCTGGCCTGTTTCCCAGATGCCGGAGTGGCTTCAGTATCTGTCAAATATATTGCCGCTGACTTATGGTGTGGATGGCATGCGTGAAATAATGCTTCAGGGTAAAAATCTGACTGAATTAGGGTTTCAGTGTGGCGTTTTGATACTGTTTGCGGTTATTACTACTGTTTTGGCAACACTTACCGTACCCAAACGCCGCTAA
- a CDS encoding ABC transporter ATP-binding protein, producing MDSEILLEVKDLHVEVDGREILHGVDLILPAGETHVIFGPNGSGKTTLLMTLMGFPRYKITKGQLIFNGKDITHVPLDERARLGIGISFQRPPVVRGVKLREMVRSSLRTKEDSGVIDELAKKANMINFLERDVNHGFSGGEIKRSELLQLLAQGPDMVLLDEPESGVDLENIALIGSLINDLLEKKHPIRERKRGGLVITHTGHILDYVNARTGYVLCHGRINCTGDPRDMLETIKQNGYQECVECPRKI from the coding sequence ATGGATTCAGAAATTCTGCTTGAGGTTAAGGATCTCCATGTTGAGGTAGATGGTCGTGAAATACTCCACGGAGTTGACCTGATACTACCCGCAGGAGAGACCCATGTTATCTTTGGGCCTAACGGCAGCGGTAAAACCACCCTGCTGATGACACTCATGGGTTTTCCCCGTTACAAAATAACTAAAGGACAGCTCATATTTAACGGCAAAGATATTACCCATGTTCCGCTTGATGAGCGTGCCCGTTTGGGCATTGGCATCAGTTTTCAGCGTCCGCCGGTGGTACGCGGGGTAAAACTGAGGGAAATGGTTCGAAGTTCTCTTCGTACTAAAGAGGATTCAGGCGTAATTGACGAGCTTGCCAAAAAAGCAAACATGATAAATTTTCTGGAGAGAGATGTAAACCACGGTTTTTCCGGCGGTGAAATCAAACGTTCCGAGTTGCTACAGCTACTGGCGCAGGGTCCAGATATGGTGTTGCTTGATGAACCGGAATCAGGGGTTGATTTGGAAAATATCGCCCTTATCGGCAGCCTTATAAACGATTTGTTAGAGAAAAAGCACCCTATCCGCGAACGCAAACGCGGTGGTTTGGTAATAACCCATACCGGGCATATTTTGGATTATGTAAACGCCCGTACCGGTTATGTGCTCTGTCACGGGCGCATAAATTGCACCGGGGATCCGCGGGATATGCTTGAAACCATCAAGCAGAACGGTTATCAGGAGTGTGTAGAATGTCCCCGAAAGATCTAA
- a CDS encoding SufB/SufD family protein, translating to MSPKDLRPNLADKAGAAINKKPAIGDDILLEKFTDNTEAHKYVSKPSELAAEDKARMLESGVVLDDLKERSGTYIQMDNRPVHFSAQQDGIEIMSTSEAALKYDWLKDYWWKAVSVDADKYTAHVELNKADGYFIRALPGVKTEFPVQSCMYMAKNQSIQNVHNIIIAEEGSELHIITGCTSAHRTETGLHLGVTEFFIKKGAKVTFTMIHTWSPDIAVRPRTGAIVEENGVFLSNYVIMKTVKNLQSYPVAYLNGENAVARFNSVMVCPPGSKMDVGSRVFLNAKHTRTELITRALTTGGEIISRGYIEGKVPDCKGHLECRGLILGDNGIIYAIPELMGKVSGVDLSHEAAVGKIAEEEVEYLMARGLNKDEATAAIVRGFLNVDVEGLPPLLKEEMDKAIKLGDQEGM from the coding sequence ATGTCCCCGAAAGATCTAAGGCCTAATCTGGCTGATAAAGCCGGTGCTGCTATAAATAAAAAGCCCGCTATTGGTGATGATATACTTCTGGAAAAATTCACCGATAATACGGAAGCTCATAAATATGTAAGCAAGCCATCTGAGCTTGCCGCTGAAGATAAAGCCCGCATGCTTGAGTCAGGTGTAGTACTGGATGACCTGAAAGAACGGAGCGGAACATATATCCAGATGGATAACCGCCCGGTTCATTTTTCAGCTCAGCAAGATGGCATAGAGATTATGTCAACCAGTGAAGCCGCTCTGAAGTATGATTGGTTGAAAGATTACTGGTGGAAAGCGGTATCTGTAGATGCAGATAAATATACTGCTCACGTTGAGCTTAATAAGGCGGATGGCTATTTTATACGGGCACTTCCCGGCGTAAAAACTGAATTCCCCGTACAATCCTGTATGTATATGGCAAAAAACCAGTCCATCCAGAATGTCCACAATATTATCATTGCCGAAGAAGGTTCCGAGCTGCATATTATTACCGGTTGTACTTCCGCTCACCGCACTGAGACCGGTCTGCATCTGGGTGTGACCGAGTTTTTTATAAAAAAGGGCGCTAAAGTAACCTTTACCATGATACATACCTGGTCACCGGATATAGCAGTTCGCCCGCGTACCGGTGCTATAGTGGAAGAAAACGGCGTTTTTCTGAGCAACTACGTTATCATGAAGACTGTTAAAAACCTGCAGTCATATCCGGTAGCTTACCTGAATGGCGAAAATGCAGTTGCCCGCTTTAATAGTGTTATGGTTTGCCCACCCGGCTCTAAAATGGATGTCGGTTCGCGGGTTTTCCTGAATGCCAAGCATACCCGGACCGAGCTTATTACCCGTGCCCTCACCACCGGCGGAGAAATCATTTCCCGCGGGTATATTGAAGGGAAAGTGCCGGATTGCAAGGGACACCTGGAATGCCGCGGCCTTATTTTGGGTGACAATGGCATTATTTATGCTATACCTGAGCTGATGGGAAAGGTGTCCGGGGTGGATTTATCCCATGAAGCGGCGGTTGGTAAGATAGCCGAAGAAGAAGTCGAGTACTTGATGGCCAGGGGCTTGAACAAAGATGAAGCTACAGCTGCTATCGTACGCGGCTTTTTAAATGTAGATGTAGAGGGTTTGCCTCCCCTGCTCAAGGAAGAAATGGACAAAGCTATTAAACTGGGCGACCAGGAAGGCATGTAA
- a CDS encoding ABC transporter ATP-binding protein — protein MTKRDLPPLIEFKNISLMRGERLCLKNINMVINRGQNLAILGPNGAGKSSLIKTITRELYPIFDPHGSSLRILGQENWDVFSLRSQLGIVSAEILSQDISQTCKEAVLSGYFGSSYLHDANLVSPQMETYAKDIMHMLEIDHLAKRLTDEISSGEARRVVIARALVNNPQSLLLDEPTTNLDMKSAHQLRMLLSKISNMDTQIILVTHNLTDIIPEINRVVMLKDGSIFRDGVKTEIMTEANFSELFGFEVNLLNKDSFYYLY, from the coding sequence ATGACCAAAAGGGATTTGCCCCCTCTTATAGAGTTTAAAAATATCAGCCTTATGCGCGGTGAGCGCCTGTGCCTGAAAAACATAAACATGGTTATCAATAGAGGGCAGAATCTGGCAATACTCGGCCCGAATGGGGCGGGTAAATCCAGTCTGATTAAGACCATAACCCGCGAACTGTACCCGATATTTGACCCACATGGTTCAAGCCTGCGTATACTCGGGCAGGAGAACTGGGATGTGTTTTCGCTGCGAAGCCAGTTGGGAATAGTATCCGCCGAAATTTTAAGCCAAGATATCAGCCAGACCTGCAAAGAAGCGGTGTTAAGCGGTTATTTTGGTTCATCTTATCTTCATGATGCAAATCTGGTCAGCCCGCAGATGGAAACTTATGCCAAAGATATAATGCATATGCTGGAAATAGACCATCTAGCCAAAAGACTGACAGATGAAATTTCCAGCGGGGAAGCCCGAAGAGTAGTTATTGCCAGAGCACTGGTAAATAACCCCCAAAGCCTGCTCCTGGACGAACCAACTACCAACCTTGATATGAAATCTGCCCACCAGTTGCGTATGCTACTCAGCAAAATTTCAAATATGGATACCCAGATAATACTGGTGACCCATAACCTTACCGATATAATACCGGAAATAAACAGAGTAGTTATGCTGAAAGATGGCAGTATTTTTCGGGATGGAGTAAAAACCGAAATAATGACTGAGGCCAATTTTTCAGAACTTTTCGGATTTGAAGTGAATTTGCTGAATAAAGACAGCTTTTATTATCTGTATTAA
- a CDS encoding thymidylate synthase: MKITSVEARDLSEAWFLCLRQVLTDGYEYTIERGSYSGQKRKELDMITVHIKNPGNRPLIPDVPPGVPAPSTMEYIDNYLPYLMTAHRAEGEQYTYGQYLEAQIAKVIKMYKETGFNTNQAFMTVGNPETLDLEDPPCLRSIDTRVRYGKLHFIIYFRSWDLWAGFPSNLAAIQMLKEYMAAEIGVEDGEIIAMSKGMHIYDYAWDIAKTAAGMNGV; the protein is encoded by the coding sequence ATGAAAATTACCTCAGTGGAAGCCAGAGATCTCTCTGAAGCATGGTTTTTGTGCCTGAGGCAGGTACTTACAGACGGTTATGAGTACACTATTGAACGTGGCAGTTATTCAGGACAAAAACGCAAAGAACTGGATATGATAACTGTCCATATTAAAAACCCCGGTAACCGCCCCCTTATACCTGATGTTCCGCCCGGTGTACCTGCACCCTCCACTATGGAATACATAGATAACTACCTGCCGTATCTTATGACTGCCCACCGGGCGGAAGGTGAGCAATATACCTATGGCCAGTATCTTGAAGCCCAGATTGCCAAAGTCATCAAAATGTACAAGGAAACAGGCTTCAATACTAATCAGGCATTTATGACTGTAGGCAACCCCGAAACACTGGATTTGGAAGACCCTCCCTGCCTCCGCAGTATAGATACCAGAGTGCGTTATGGGAAACTCCATTTTATTATATATTTCCGCTCGTGGGATTTATGGGCAGGTTTCCCGTCTAATCTGGCCGCTATCCAGATGCTGAAGGAATACATGGCTGCCGAAATAGGGGTGGAGGACGGTGAGATTATCGCCATGAGCAAGGGTATGCATATATATGATTATGCATGGGATATAGCCAAAACCGCCGCCGGCATGAACGGCGTTTAG
- a CDS encoding archease: MSDAFAFMASGLFNLITDTSTLKQDKTVSISFDADNYENLLVKWLNELIYIFDTQRLVFCRFEVAVSSAFKLTAICFGQKVTADIPLHHYVKGATYHLLKVKKITGGYKLQVLLDI, from the coding sequence TTGAGTGATGCCTTCGCGTTTATGGCCAGTGGCCTTTTCAATCTTATTACAGATACCTCTACCCTGAAACAGGATAAAACTGTATCAATAAGCTTTGATGCTGACAATTATGAAAATCTGCTGGTTAAGTGGCTGAATGAACTTATATATATATTTGACACTCAAAGATTGGTGTTTTGCCGTTTTGAAGTAGCGGTGAGTTCTGCTTTTAAGCTTACCGCTATCTGTTTTGGTCAGAAAGTTACTGCGGATATCCCTTTACATCATTATGTAAAGGGCGCTACTTATCACTTGCTTAAAGTTAAAAAGATTACCGGAGGGTACAAGCTTCAAGTGTTATTGGATATCTAG